The Flavobacterium faecale genome has a segment encoding these proteins:
- a CDS encoding solute:sodium symporter family transporter, with protein MLTIISFVGFTIFVAVVSWYATRNTDESSSEGYFLGGRSLGAVTIAGSLLLTNLSAEQIVGLNGQAFTEGILVMAWETLAAIAMIVTAIFLVPKYMSRGVTTIPEFIEYRFDHQTKAIISGLFLTGYVVVIIPSVLYSGSLAFSTMFDLPAVLGISHTASIWLCVWSIGLIGMIYAVFGGLKAVAVSDLINAIGLLIGGILIPVFGLMAIGEGSVMTGISTLYTENPEKFNVVGEVDNSIPFGTIFTGMMLVQMFYWGTNQAILQRVFAARNLKEGQKGMILAALVKFLIPLIVVLPGVIAYHLFQGNLSNPDQAYPTLVRTVLPATFMGFFAAVLFGAVLSSFNSILNSSATLFGFDLYKQYFNKTATEHQIVKASKIFGLVLGLLGMSVAPLIANAPNGLFAWLQEANGCYSIPILTVVIIGFFTKRVPALAAKIGIASGVILYSISQFIVKPYFVDSAMAKAAADGITNAKALSVIQAEAYPHFLHVMAILFVLNIGIMLLVGKMYPMAHDHVVRSNDKVDITPWKHAVVTGILITILVLSTYFIF; from the coding sequence ATGCTAACCATTATTTCATTTGTTGGTTTTACAATATTTGTAGCCGTTGTGTCATGGTATGCCACACGCAATACAGATGAATCTTCGTCCGAAGGATATTTCCTTGGAGGTCGAAGCCTTGGTGCAGTAACCATTGCAGGTTCTTTATTATTAACCAATCTTTCGGCAGAACAAATCGTTGGGTTAAACGGGCAAGCTTTTACCGAAGGAATCTTGGTTATGGCATGGGAAACCTTGGCGGCAATCGCCATGATTGTAACTGCTATATTCTTGGTGCCAAAGTATATGTCTCGAGGGGTTACAACTATTCCGGAGTTTATAGAATACCGTTTTGACCATCAAACCAAAGCTATTATTTCAGGTTTGTTTCTTACGGGCTATGTGGTGGTAATTATTCCATCGGTTTTGTATTCTGGGTCGTTGGCCTTTAGTACTATGTTCGATCTTCCTGCTGTTTTGGGTATTTCGCATACAGCATCAATATGGTTGTGTGTTTGGAGTATTGGTCTTATCGGAATGATTTATGCCGTTTTTGGTGGATTGAAAGCCGTAGCAGTTTCCGATTTAATTAACGCTATTGGTTTATTGATTGGAGGAATTTTAATTCCAGTCTTCGGATTAATGGCTATTGGCGAAGGAAGCGTAATGACGGGTATTAGTACTTTATACACAGAGAATCCTGAGAAATTCAACGTAGTAGGTGAGGTAGATAATTCTATTCCGTTTGGAACAATTTTTACCGGAATGATGTTGGTACAAATGTTTTATTGGGGAACCAACCAAGCAATACTACAACGTGTCTTTGCTGCTAGAAACTTAAAAGAAGGACAAAAAGGAATGATCTTGGCCGCTTTGGTGAAGTTTTTAATTCCGCTTATTGTGGTACTTCCTGGGGTTATTGCTTATCATTTGTTTCAAGGTAATTTATCCAATCCAGATCAAGCCTATCCTACTTTGGTACGTACGGTTTTGCCAGCGACTTTCATGGGCTTTTTTGCCGCTGTGTTGTTTGGTGCTGTATTGAGTTCGTTCAACAGTATCCTTAATAGTAGTGCAACCTTGTTTGGTTTTGATTTATACAAACAATATTTTAATAAAACAGCTACTGAGCATCAGATTGTAAAAGCGAGTAAGATCTTTGGATTGGTTCTAGGACTTTTAGGAATGTCGGTTGCGCCCTTAATTGCAAATGCTCCAAACGGATTGTTTGCTTGGTTGCAAGAAGCAAATGGATGTTATAGTATTCCGATTCTAACAGTTGTAATCATTGGTTTTTTTACCAAAAGAGTTCCTGCTCTTGCGGCAAAAATCGGAATTGCATCAGGTGTGATTTTGTATTCGATCAGTCAATTTATCGTTAAACCTTATTTTGTTGATAGTGCAATGGCCAAAGCTGCTGCGGACGGAATTACAAATGCAAAAGCATTAAGTGTGATTCAAGCAGAAGCGTATCCGCACTTTCTACACGTAATGGCGATATTGTTTGTATTGAATATCGGAATCATGTTATTGGTTGGAAAAATGTATCCTATGGCGCATGATCACGTTGTGAGATCAAATGATAAGGTAGATATCACACCATGGAAACATGCTGTAGTGACTGGAATATTGATTACAATTTTAGTTCTTAGTACGTATTTTATTTTTTAG
- a CDS encoding CvpA family protein produces the protein MSFLDIVLGGLLLYGLIKGIKNGLFTELASFLSLIVGIYLAIKFSSVVSEVVGQVVSWSPKTVAITAFALTFIAVVLGIMLLAKVFTEMMSFAYLGWVNRLAGGFFSILKMVLILSVVFNLFQKINFNNWLVKEETFNQSMFYNPIQKVSQLVFPKLETWYEDFKTKTVKSQEAKV, from the coding sequence ATGAGTTTTTTAGATATTGTTTTAGGCGGATTGCTATTGTACGGTTTAATCAAAGGAATCAAAAACGGACTGTTTACCGAGTTGGCTTCTTTTTTGTCCTTGATAGTGGGGATTTATTTGGCCATTAAGTTTTCGTCAGTAGTGAGTGAAGTGGTTGGTCAAGTAGTTTCTTGGTCACCAAAAACCGTTGCTATAACTGCCTTTGCATTAACTTTTATTGCAGTGGTATTAGGAATTATGCTATTAGCTAAAGTTTTTACCGAAATGATGAGTTTTGCTTATTTAGGTTGGGTTAACCGCTTAGCAGGTGGTTTTTTTAGCATCCTGAAAATGGTTCTGATTTTAAGTGTGGTTTTCAATCTTTTCCAGAAAATCAATTTCAATAACTGGTTGGTCAAAGAAGAAACTTTTAACCAATCCATGTTTTACAATCCTATTCAAAAAGTATCGCAACTGGTTTTCCCAAAACTAGAAACTTGGTATGAAGATTTTAAGACTAAAACCGTGAAGAGTCAAGAGGCGAAGGTGTAG
- a CDS encoding glycoside hydrolase family 36 protein yields the protein MDLIVLENRGNLDVSINSIFNHNGVQIFDVSIKSDEAIVPSPVTIQWKIPAHNIKGVWKPTTDFEKRIQADWELEHLESRISIDAPIISLFGNDDTNVHTFACSNAINKLELNARIREEDDSFYCHITFLSERLSPVKEFNAQIRIDSAPKHFSTALNEVAAWWETFDNLKPAFVPQIAKTPLYSTWYNFHQNLEVEKLLAECRIAYSLGYKVIIIDDGWQTNDTNRGYDYTGDWTPDRISKTKEFVDAVHEIGMKVGFWYSVPFCGVKSRAYKVFENKMLTKTHRWAPVFDPRFPEVREYLINIYKNALQEWGLDGFKLDFIDDFRLYDETVLTDADGRDYSSINEAVDRLLSDVMTELKAINPDIFIEFRQRYTGPAMRKFGNMMRAFDCPGDGTMNRIRIADIRMLCGDTAVHADMLTWHKDEKVEVAALQVVNTLFGVPQLSVMLQDMPQDHIDMIQFYTKYWNDNANVLMQGKFVPSKPLANYPIQEVVKGDHQIIGLYDEYVVSLTNTKNKFDIINGQLATSVVLDVAADFGIYDCKVYDCMGVVFAEKEISLNQGLYKIEVPACGLIQLTLKN from the coding sequence ATGGATCTAATAGTATTAGAAAATAGAGGAAATCTAGATGTTTCTATCAATTCCATTTTCAATCACAACGGAGTACAAATTTTTGATGTAAGCATCAAATCTGATGAGGCCATTGTGCCAAGTCCAGTAACTATACAATGGAAAATCCCAGCTCACAATATAAAAGGAGTTTGGAAACCAACAACAGATTTTGAAAAACGTATTCAAGCCGACTGGGAATTAGAACATTTGGAATCTCGTATTTCTATTGATGCTCCAATTATCAGTTTATTTGGTAATGATGATACCAATGTGCATACTTTTGCTTGTTCAAATGCTATCAATAAATTAGAATTAAACGCTAGAATCAGGGAAGAAGATGATAGTTTTTATTGCCACATTACATTCCTTTCTGAGCGCTTGTCGCCTGTGAAGGAGTTTAATGCACAAATAAGAATTGACTCTGCTCCCAAACATTTTTCAACTGCGTTGAATGAAGTTGCCGCTTGGTGGGAAACATTTGATAATTTAAAACCAGCATTCGTTCCACAAATTGCAAAGACACCTTTGTATTCTACTTGGTATAATTTTCATCAAAATTTGGAGGTTGAAAAATTATTGGCTGAATGTAGAATAGCTTATAGTTTAGGATATAAAGTGATTATCATTGATGACGGTTGGCAGACTAATGATACCAACAGAGGATATGATTACACAGGAGATTGGACACCAGACCGTATTTCAAAAACCAAAGAGTTTGTAGATGCTGTTCACGAAATCGGAATGAAAGTTGGGTTTTGGTATTCTGTTCCTTTTTGTGGTGTAAAATCAAGAGCTTACAAGGTTTTCGAAAATAAAATGTTGACCAAAACCCATCGTTGGGCACCAGTATTTGACCCTCGTTTTCCAGAGGTAAGGGAATATTTGATCAATATTTATAAAAATGCATTGCAAGAATGGGGTCTTGACGGTTTCAAATTGGACTTTATTGATGACTTTAGATTGTATGACGAAACAGTTCTTACAGATGCTGATGGTCGTGATTATAGTTCTATAAATGAGGCAGTTGATCGTTTGTTGTCTGATGTAATGACAGAATTAAAAGCAATCAATCCTGATATTTTTATCGAATTTAGACAAAGATATACAGGTCCTGCAATGCGTAAATTTGGTAACATGATGCGTGCCTTTGACTGTCCTGGTGACGGAACGATGAACAGAATTCGTATTGCCGATATCAGAATGTTATGTGGTGATACTGCTGTACACGCAGATATGTTGACATGGCATAAAGACGAAAAAGTAGAAGTTGCTGCTTTACAAGTGGTGAATACATTGTTTGGAGTGCCACAATTATCTGTAATGTTACAAGATATGCCTCAGGATCATATTGACATGATTCAGTTTTATACTAAATATTGGAATGACAATGCAAATGTATTGATGCAAGGAAAATTTGTTCCTTCAAAACCGTTGGCAAACTATCCAATTCAAGAAGTTGTAAAGGGAGACCATCAAATCATTGGTTTATATGATGAATATGTGGTAAGTTTAACAAATACTAAAAACAAATTTGACATCATCAACGGTCAATTGGCGACTTCGGTTGTTCTTGATGTAGCGGCTGATTTTGGAATCTATGATTGTAAAGTCTACGATTGTATGGGAGTTGTTTTTGCCGAAAAAGAAATTTCGCTTAACCAAGGATTATACAAAATAGAAGTGCCAGCTTGCGGATTAATTCAACTTACTCTAAAAAACTAG
- a CDS encoding RagB/SusD family nutrient uptake outer membrane protein, producing MKKFIYTKSIVLATLGVAALSSSCTKDLLSQQNDNATSTANFGSSVEQVESAVNGAFHPITGTFFWGRIVHSGAILRSDEFNVFPFGSNTAMSTFLGKPGDRWATEPWQELYKSIARCNNVINNVNKAGIDNDEVRNSLVGQAYFLRAFDYWYLVNLYGNVPLVLEVPDLNNLLVKQAEKQAVWDQIVADLAKAETMLPEKWTGANLGRPTSGAATALKGKSYLYQKKWKLAHETFIKLVGKYSLLPAAQFGDNFTETNENNAESVFELQFLGQQTFVWGSDIPGTGTMGNFHIDYAPPAKTPDKGHVVNPWLKTLFEANGDTFRRNQTLAYNYVGATGYGGTPYLTDFVEDIKIANAAGVEPIFSKKYAGMDIGVRSQVDFLGTNVGTNWRIIRYSDVLLMLAEALNEDDKTSQAGPYVDMVRQRAGSGLAALLPTVKADKVLLRNAIINERAMELAGEGHRFFDLVRWGLADKYLGASSAHGKNPKSLSGGIFKTGKDELVWIPNTEIDSNPNLKQNPGY from the coding sequence ATGAAAAAATTTATATATACAAAATCAATCGTCTTGGCCACATTGGGTGTAGCGGCATTGTCTAGCTCATGTACCAAAGATTTATTAAGCCAACAAAATGACAATGCTACTTCTACAGCCAACTTTGGTTCATCTGTAGAGCAAGTGGAGTCGGCAGTAAACGGAGCTTTTCACCCAATTACAGGAACTTTTTTCTGGGGGCGTATCGTGCATTCAGGTGCGATCCTAAGATCAGATGAGTTCAATGTTTTTCCTTTTGGAAGTAATACTGCAATGTCTACTTTCTTAGGTAAACCTGGAGATCGTTGGGCTACAGAGCCTTGGCAAGAACTTTACAAATCTATTGCTCGTTGTAACAATGTGATCAATAACGTAAACAAAGCAGGAATTGACAATGACGAAGTTAGAAATAGCTTGGTAGGTCAAGCCTATTTCTTGAGAGCTTTTGATTACTGGTATTTAGTAAACCTTTATGGTAATGTGCCTTTGGTGCTAGAGGTACCAGATTTAAATAACTTATTGGTGAAACAAGCAGAAAAACAAGCCGTTTGGGATCAAATTGTTGCCGATTTGGCAAAAGCAGAAACAATGCTTCCAGAAAAATGGACAGGTGCAAACTTAGGAAGACCAACTTCTGGTGCTGCAACTGCCTTGAAAGGGAAAAGTTATTTATACCAAAAGAAATGGAAATTGGCTCATGAAACATTCATCAAATTAGTAGGTAAATATTCGTTACTACCTGCAGCACAATTTGGAGATAACTTTACTGAGACTAATGAAAACAATGCAGAATCAGTATTTGAATTGCAATTTTTAGGACAACAAACATTTGTGTGGGGTTCTGATATACCTGGAACTGGGACTATGGGGAATTTTCATATCGATTATGCTCCACCAGCCAAAACGCCAGACAAAGGACATGTCGTAAATCCTTGGTTGAAAACTTTATTTGAAGCGAACGGAGATACTTTTAGAAGAAACCAAACGCTTGCTTACAACTATGTAGGTGCTACAGGATACGGTGGAACACCTTATTTAACAGACTTTGTCGAAGATATCAAAATTGCAAATGCTGCTGGAGTTGAGCCTATTTTCTCAAAAAAATATGCGGGTATGGACATTGGTGTAAGAAGCCAAGTTGATTTCTTAGGTACAAATGTTGGGACTAACTGGAGAATAATTCGTTATTCGGATGTGTTGTTAATGCTTGCTGAAGCTCTAAACGAAGATGATAAAACATCTCAAGCTGGACCATATGTAGATATGGTTCGTCAACGTGCTGGATCTGGACTTGCGGCTCTTTTGCCAACAGTAAAAGCAGATAAAGTGTTGTTGAGAAATGCAATTATAAACGAAAGAGCAATGGAACTAGCAGGTGAAGGACACCGTTTCTTCGACCTTGTACGTTGGGGACTTGCAGACAAATATTTAGGAGCGTCTTCTGCTCATGGAAAAAATCCAAAATCGTTAAGTGGCGGAATATTCAAAACAGGAAAAGACGAACTGGTTTGGATTCCAAATACTGAAATCGATTCAAACCCGAATTTGAAACAAAATCCGGGATATTAA
- the pheS gene encoding phenylalanine--tRNA ligase subunit alpha, giving the protein MIDKIKEYIGEANAFSTQNPAELEAFRIKFIGSKGLLKELFAEFKNVPNDQKKEFGQVINLLKTTAEEKVKSIQESLESKEEAKGIYGDLTRTAEPVIIGSRHPISIVKNQIIDIFSTVGFNVSEGPEIEDDWHNFTALNLPEYHPARDMQDTFFIQTNPDILLRTHTSSVQVRYMEENKPPIRTISPGRVFRNEAVSARSHCIFHQVEGLYIDKDVSFADLKQTLLYFTKEMFGKSKIRLRPSYFPFTEPSAEIDIYWGLKTETDYRITKGTGWLEIGGCGMVDPNVLKNCGINPDEYNGFAFGMGVERIAMLLYQIGDIRMFYENDVRFLEQFKANI; this is encoded by the coding sequence ATGATAGACAAGATAAAAGAATATATTGGCGAGGCTAACGCTTTTTCAACACAAAATCCAGCAGAATTAGAAGCGTTTCGTATCAAATTTATTGGAAGCAAAGGCCTTTTGAAAGAGCTTTTTGCGGAATTTAAAAATGTACCTAACGATCAAAAAAAGGAATTTGGTCAGGTGATTAACTTGCTAAAAACTACTGCGGAAGAAAAAGTAAAAAGCATTCAAGAATCTTTGGAGAGCAAAGAGGAAGCTAAGGGGATTTACGGCGATTTGACTCGTACGGCAGAGCCTGTTATCATAGGTTCTCGTCATCCGATTTCGATTGTGAAAAACCAAATTATCGATATTTTCTCAACGGTTGGATTCAACGTTTCTGAAGGTCCAGAAATTGAGGATGATTGGCATAATTTTACTGCCTTGAACTTGCCAGAATACCATCCGGCTCGTGATATGCAGGATACGTTTTTTATCCAAACCAATCCTGATATTTTGTTGCGTACACATACATCATCTGTACAGGTGCGTTACATGGAAGAAAACAAACCGCCGATTAGAACGATTTCTCCCGGGAGAGTTTTCAGAAACGAAGCGGTATCAGCGCGTTCGCACTGTATTTTTCACCAAGTGGAAGGTTTGTATATTGACAAAGATGTTTCGTTTGCCGATTTGAAACAAACACTTTTATATTTTACCAAAGAGATGTTCGGGAAGTCAAAAATCCGTTTACGTCCGTCTTATTTTCCATTTACAGAACCAAGTGCCGAAATTGATATTTATTGGGGCTTAAAAACCGAAACCGATTACCGTATCACTAAAGGAACGGGTTGGTTGGAAATTGGTGGTTGCGGAATGGTAGACCCTAATGTTCTTAAAAACTGTGGCATCAACCCTGATGAATACAACGGTTTTGCCTTTGGAATGGGTGTAGAGCGTATCGCAATGTTGTTGTACCAAATTGGTGATATTAGAATGTTTTATGAAAACGATGTTCGTTTCTTGGAGCAGTTTAAAGCAAATATTTAA
- a CDS encoding abortive infection system antitoxin AbiGi family protein: MNYWVDTNRYYEPGERDSFPLIHMTQNWETLELILIQGLKPSYCVENITNDTENKEACFPMISTSNVTPDFAIAYQKSYGTLGIILNKKWGEENDFNPVLYLERKSDLTNDIINNFKNITTTSKDNLENALNGYMTDHKSLLTKQQIKIFAHSKNYDGILVRNKILRAKNYPYGMEREWRKIVREEYIPYFLVGDDIAQKKEYNKVINDIRVDYSIEHLLGIIVETHWQVERVKDIIIEKFNLEEFPNRIKIIINQARHVPDE; the protein is encoded by the coding sequence ATGAATTATTGGGTCGATACGAATAGATATTATGAACCTGGTGAAAGAGATTCTTTCCCTTTAATACATATGACTCAAAATTGGGAAACCCTTGAATTAATATTAATTCAAGGACTAAAACCAAGTTATTGTGTCGAAAACATAACCAATGACACGGAAAACAAAGAAGCCTGCTTTCCTATGATTAGTACTTCAAATGTCACCCCTGACTTTGCAATTGCTTATCAAAAATCATACGGTACATTGGGGATAATTTTGAATAAAAAATGGGGAGAAGAAAACGACTTTAATCCTGTTCTATATTTGGAAAGAAAGTCGGATTTGACTAATGATATTATTAATAATTTCAAAAATATAACTACAACATCTAAAGATAATTTAGAAAATGCTTTAAATGGCTATATGACTGATCACAAAAGTCTTTTGACTAAACAGCAAATAAAGATTTTTGCTCACTCAAAAAACTATGATGGAATTCTTGTCCGTAATAAAATCTTAAGAGCTAAAAACTATCCATATGGAATGGAGCGAGAATGGAGAAAAATAGTAAGAGAGGAATATATTCCATATTTTTTAGTTGGAGATGATATTGCGCAAAAAAAAGAATATAATAAAGTTATAAATGACATAAGAGTTGACTATTCAATTGAACACCTACTCGGAATTATTGTAGAAACTCATTGGCAAGTAGAAAGAGTAAAAGATATCATTATTGAAAAATTTAATCTTGAAGAGTTTCCAAATAGAATTAAAATAATAATTAATCAAGCTCGACACGTACCTGACGAATGA
- a CDS encoding VCBS repeat-containing protein, whose translation MKKNLLTIVFGLLSSLTLTFCSKDNEATKIFTKLEAADTGIEFSNNLVENDSLNYFTYSYLYMGGGVAVGDINNDGLQDIYFTGNQVSNKLYLNKGNLKFEDITAKAGVSGDKRWYTGVTMADVNNDGFLDIYCSVSGKFGSKENQLFINKGNGTFEEKAAAYGLNDIGSSVQSTFFDYDKDGDLDLFVANYPPTPFNAAVSSYVYMMEGLKDEESGHLYRNDGDIFTDVTKEAGVRKFSLSLSATIGDLNNDSWPDIYVSSDFCAPDYMYINNQDGTFREVVKDATSNTAFYGMGVDIADFNNDGNLDIFQVDMDAKSNRRKKANMASMNPMLFWDTVNAGFHYQYMQNCMQVNSGVMTDGIPHFSNVSRITGTSSTDWSWGPLFADFDNDGLKDLFITNGSRREVNNNDYFNHLKDENITPESYLERSLKIPSEKIDNFIFKNKGNLDFEQANKIWGIEYKGFSNGVAYADLDNDGDLEIITNNIDDKASVFENTSASINNHITVQFNGDVKNKFGLGARVYVTTPEFTQMQELTLTRGFQSSVAPELHFGLHKNKKITELKVVWPDGKTQILKEVAVNQKLILKYLDAVVANKVATAKVNTLFGPAPKGMFPDFMVVENSFDDFNFQVLLPHKMSALGPAIAVGDLNGDGLEDYFVGGSFNTVGQLFFQTQSGFIKQNTAAFEADKLSEDTGALIFDADNDGDNDLYVVSGGYEFAPNSPYLQDRLYVNNGKGLFSKAKSNAIPSMITSGSKAYAADFDKDGKQDLLVLGRQVPGSYPAAADSYILMNKSTKDNIKFVNETASKAKELTKLGMATSAVITDYNNDGWMDFIVVGEWMPIRVFENTKTGFKEVSKNLGLTKDTAGWWWSISQGDFDNDGDMDYVLGNNGLNYKYKASDKETFDIYSSDFDQNKKSDIVLSYYNEGKQYPVRGRGCSSQQIPGIKEKFKNYESFSEATLEDVYSKKSLDKALHYQVKSFASVYLENKNGKFVIHHLPIEAQVSGINKILVKDYDKDGFLDILVAGNLFMSEVETPRNDAGHGLFLKGNNKGKFKPYTPLQSGFFTPGDVKDMALITVKGKSYVITAKNNDKLQFTALNK comes from the coding sequence ATGAAAAAGAATCTCTTAACAATAGTGTTTGGTTTGCTGTCTTCATTGACTTTGACTTTTTGTTCAAAGGACAATGAGGCGACAAAGATTTTTACCAAATTGGAAGCTGCTGATACCGGAATCGAGTTTAGCAACAACCTTGTGGAGAATGATTCACTGAATTATTTTACCTATTCTTATTTATACATGGGTGGTGGTGTTGCCGTGGGTGACATTAATAATGATGGATTACAAGATATTTATTTTACAGGAAATCAAGTTTCGAATAAATTATATTTGAACAAAGGGAACCTAAAATTTGAAGATATTACTGCCAAAGCAGGAGTGTCTGGAGACAAAAGATGGTACACTGGAGTTACGATGGCCGATGTAAACAACGATGGTTTCTTGGATATTTATTGCTCAGTAAGTGGAAAATTTGGTTCGAAAGAAAACCAATTATTCATCAACAAAGGCAACGGAACATTTGAAGAAAAAGCGGCTGCGTATGGATTGAATGATATAGGAAGTAGCGTGCAGTCGACCTTTTTTGATTATGACAAAGATGGTGATCTAGATTTGTTTGTGGCCAATTATCCGCCAACGCCTTTTAATGCTGCCGTATCTTCGTACGTGTACATGATGGAAGGATTGAAGGATGAAGAGTCAGGGCATTTGTACCGCAATGATGGCGACATCTTTACCGATGTGACCAAAGAGGCAGGTGTTCGAAAGTTTAGTTTATCACTTAGTGCAACTATTGGAGATTTGAACAATGACTCCTGGCCAGATATTTATGTGTCAAGTGATTTTTGTGCGCCAGATTATATGTACATCAACAATCAAGATGGTACGTTTAGAGAAGTAGTTAAAGATGCAACTTCCAACACGGCTTTTTACGGAATGGGAGTAGATATTGCCGATTTTAACAACGACGGAAACTTGGATATTTTTCAGGTAGACATGGATGCTAAGTCCAACAGACGTAAAAAGGCCAATATGGCGAGTATGAATCCGATGCTTTTTTGGGATACTGTAAATGCTGGTTTTCATTACCAATACATGCAAAATTGTATGCAAGTGAACTCAGGTGTAATGACAGATGGGATTCCGCATTTTTCAAATGTATCGCGCATTACAGGAACTTCTTCTACCGATTGGAGTTGGGGACCGCTTTTTGCCGATTTTGATAATGATGGTTTGAAAGATTTATTCATAACCAATGGATCAAGAAGAGAAGTAAACAACAATGATTATTTCAATCATTTAAAAGATGAAAATATAACCCCAGAAAGTTATTTGGAGCGAAGCCTTAAAATTCCTTCTGAAAAAATAGATAATTTTATTTTTAAGAACAAAGGGAATTTAGATTTCGAACAAGCAAATAAAATTTGGGGAATTGAATACAAAGGTTTTTCGAATGGTGTAGCCTATGCCGATTTGGACAACGATGGAGATTTAGAAATTATAACCAATAATATTGATGACAAGGCTTCAGTTTTTGAAAACACAAGTGCTTCGATCAACAATCATATTACGGTTCAGTTTAATGGTGATGTTAAAAACAAATTTGGATTAGGCGCACGTGTATATGTGACTACACCTGAATTTACGCAGATGCAAGAGCTTACGCTCACACGAGGATTTCAATCGTCTGTAGCACCAGAATTGCATTTTGGATTGCATAAAAACAAAAAAATAACCGAACTAAAAGTTGTTTGGCCTGATGGGAAAACGCAAATTTTGAAAGAGGTTGCGGTCAATCAAAAATTGATTTTAAAGTATTTAGATGCCGTTGTGGCTAATAAAGTGGCAACTGCAAAAGTAAATACCCTTTTTGGACCTGCTCCAAAAGGAATGTTTCCAGATTTCATGGTGGTCGAAAATAGTTTTGATGATTTTAATTTTCAAGTATTACTACCGCATAAAATGTCCGCTTTGGGTCCAGCAATTGCTGTTGGAGATTTGAATGGTGATGGATTGGAAGATTATTTTGTTGGTGGTTCTTTTAATACTGTAGGACAGTTGTTTTTTCAGACCCAAAGCGGCTTTATAAAGCAAAACACCGCTGCTTTTGAAGCTGATAAATTATCAGAAGACACAGGTGCTTTAATTTTTGATGCAGATAATGATGGTGACAATGATTTGTATGTGGTAAGCGGTGGTTACGAGTTTGCACCCAATTCGCCCTACTTGCAAGATCGCTTGTACGTGAACAATGGGAAAGGTCTTTTTTCGAAAGCAAAAAGCAACGCCATACCAAGCATGATCACAAGTGGATCCAAAGCCTATGCAGCCGATTTTGACAAAGATGGTAAACAAGATCTTTTGGTACTTGGTCGTCAAGTGCCGGGCAGTTATCCAGCAGCAGCAGACAGTTATATTTTGATGAACAAAAGCACCAAAGACAATATCAAGTTTGTCAACGAAACGGCTTCAAAAGCCAAAGAGTTAACCAAATTAGGAATGGCAACTAGTGCTGTAATCACCGATTACAACAATGATGGTTGGATGGATTTTATTGTAGTGGGCGAGTGGATGCCGATTCGTGTTTTCGAAAATACTAAAACAGGTTTCAAAGAAGTTTCAAAAAATTTGGGCTTGACCAAAGATACCGCTGGATGGTGGTGGAGCATTAGTCAAGGTGACTTTGACAACGACGGCGATATGGATTATGTTTTGGGTAACAACGGTCTCAATTACAAGTACAAAGCATCAGACAAAGAAACATTTGATATCTATTCGTCTGACTTTGATCAAAATAAGAAAAGTGATATTGTATTGAGTTATTACAACGAAGGAAAGCAATATCCTGTGCGAGGTCGAGGTTGCTCATCGCAACAAATTCCAGGTATTAAAGAGAAGTTCAAGAATTATGAAAGTTTCTCTGAGGCAACTCTTGAAGATGTGTATAGCAAGAAATCATTGGACAAAGCGTTGCATTATCAAGTGAAATCGTTTGCAAGTGTGTACCTAGAAAATAAAAACGGAAAGTTTGTTATCCATCATTTGCCAATAGAAGCGCAAGTATCTGGAATTAACAAAATCTTGGTCAAAGATTATGACAAAGACGGCTTTTTGGATATTTTAGTTGCCGGAAATTTATTCATGTCGGAGGTAGAAACACCAAGAAACGACGCAGGACACGGACTGTTTTTGAAAGGAAATAACAAAGGGAAGTTCAAACCCTACACGCCATTACAAAGTGGTTTCTTCACGCCAGGAGATGTAAAAGATATGGCATTGATTACCGTAAAAGGCAAGTCATATGTTATCACAGCAAAGAATAATGATAAACTACAATTTACAGCATTAAACAAATAA